In Bacteroides coprosuis DSM 18011, the following are encoded in one genomic region:
- a CDS encoding translation elongation factor Tu (COGs: COG0050 GTPase - translation elongation factors~InterProIPR000795:IPR004161:IPR004160:IPR004541:IPR 005225~KEGG: bfs:BF4022 elongation factor Tu~PFAM: Protein synthesis factor, GTP-binding; Translation elongation factor EFTu/EF1A, domain 2; Translation elongation factor EFTu/EF1A, C-terminal~SPTR: Elongation factor Tu;~TIGRFAM: Translation elongation factor EFTu/EF1A, bacterial/organelle; Small GTP-binding protein~IMG reference gene:2504106182~PFAM: Elongation factor Tu domain 2; Elongation factor Tu C-terminal domain; Elongation factor Tu GTP binding domain~TIGRFAM: small GTP-binding protein domain; translation elongation factor TU) gives MAKEKFVRTKPHVNIGTIGHVDHGKTTLTAAITTVLGKKGFSETRSYDQIDNAPEEKERGITINTSHIEYETANRHYAHVDCPGHADYVKNMVTGAAQMDGAIIVVAATDGPMPQTREHILLARQVNVPRLVVFMNKCDMVEDEEMLELVEMEMRELLDFYNFDGDETPIIRGSALGALEGVEKWEDKIMELMDAVDTWIPLPPRDVDKPFLMPVEDVFSITGRGTVATGRIEAGLVKVGDEVELLGLGEDRKCVVTGVEMFRKMLDQGEAGDNVGLLLRGIEKSDIKRGMVLCHPGQVKPHDKFQAEVYILKKEEGGRHTPFHNNYRPQFYLRTMDCTGEITLPEGVEMVMPGDNVTINVKLIYPVALNVGLRFAIREGGRTVGAGQITKIVE, from the coding sequence ATGGCTAAAGAGAAATTCGTACGTACCAAACCACACGTAAATATTGGTACAATTGGTCACGTTGACCACGGTAAAACTACCTTGACCGCTGCTATCACTACAGTGTTAGGAAAAAAAGGTTTCTCTGAGACAAGATCATATGATCAAATTGATAACGCTCCAGAGGAAAAAGAAAGAGGTATTACTATTAATACTTCACATATTGAGTATGAAACAGCTAATCGTCACTACGCTCACGTTGACTGTCCAGGTCACGCTGACTACGTAAAAAACATGGTTACTGGTGCTGCTCAGATGGACGGTGCTATCATTGTAGTAGCTGCTACAGATGGTCCTATGCCTCAAACTCGTGAACATATTCTTCTTGCACGCCAAGTAAACGTTCCTCGTCTAGTTGTATTTATGAATAAATGCGATATGGTTGAAGACGAAGAAATGCTTGAACTAGTTGAAATGGAAATGAGAGAACTTCTTGACTTTTACAACTTTGATGGAGATGAAACTCCTATTATTAGAGGATCTGCTCTAGGTGCTCTAGAAGGTGTTGAAAAATGGGAAGATAAGATCATGGAATTAATGGATGCTGTTGATACTTGGATTCCATTGCCTCCACGTGATGTTGATAAACCATTCTTAATGCCAGTTGAAGACGTTTTCTCTATTACAGGTCGTGGTACAGTAGCGACAGGTCGTATTGAAGCAGGTCTTGTGAAAGTTGGTGATGAAGTTGAACTTCTAGGTCTTGGTGAAGATAGAAAATGCGTTGTAACAGGTGTTGAAATGTTCCGCAAAATGTTGGACCAAGGTGAAGCTGGAGATAACGTAGGTTTATTACTTCGTGGTATTGAAAAGAGCGATATCAAACGTGGTATGGTTCTATGTCACCCAGGTCAAGTAAAACCTCATGATAAATTCCAAGCTGAGGTTTATATCTTGAAAAAAGAAGAAGGTGGACGTCATACTCCATTCCATAATAATTACCGCCCTCAATTCTATCTTCGTACAATGGACTGTACTGGAGAGATTACTCTTCCTGAAGGAGTTGAAATGGTAATGCCAGGTGATAACGTTACTATTAACGTTAAGCTTATCTATCCAGTTGCTCTTAACGTAGGTCTTCGTTTCGCTATTCGTGAAGGTGGACGTACAGTAGGTGCTGGTCAGATTACTAAGATTGTTGAATAA
- a CDS encoding ribosomal protein L10 (COGs: COG0244 Ribosomal protein L10~InterPro IPR001790~KEGG: bfs:BF4017 50S ribosomal protein L10~PFAM: Ribosomal protein L10/acidic P0~SPTR: Putative 50S ribosomal protein L10;~IMG reference gene:2504106188~PFAM: Ribosomal protein L10): MRKEDKGIIIEQLASAIKEYEHFYIVDTAAMNSTATSELRRACFKAEVKLIVAKNSLLVKAFESIEGVDYSPVFTSLKGTTAIMLSNVASAPAKLIKDKAKNGIPGLKAAYAEESFYIGAENLEALISIKSKDEVIADIVALLQSPAKNVISALKSGGDTLHGVLKTLGER; encoded by the coding sequence ATGAGAAAGGAAGATAAAGGAATTATTATAGAACAATTAGCTTCTGCAATTAAAGAATACGAGCACTTTTATATAGTTGACACTGCAGCAATGAATTCAACTGCTACTAGTGAACTAAGAAGAGCTTGTTTTAAAGCTGAAGTTAAATTGATCGTAGCTAAGAATTCACTTTTAGTAAAAGCTTTTGAAAGTATTGAAGGAGTAGATTACTCTCCAGTATTTACTTCGCTTAAAGGTACTACTGCAATTATGTTATCAAATGTTGCTAGTGCTCCTGCTAAGCTAATTAAAGATAAAGCTAAAAATGGTATTCCTGGCTTAAAGGCTGCTTATGCAGAAGAAAGCTTCTACATCGGTGCTGAAAACCTTGAAGCTCTTATAAGCATCAAGAGTAAGGATGAGGTTATTGCTGATATTGTTGCATTGCTACAATCTCCAGCGAAAAATGTTATCTCAGCTCTTAAATCTGGTGGAGACACCCTTCACGGAGTTCTAAAAACTCTAGGTGAAAGATAA
- a CDS encoding preprotein translocase, SecE subunit (InterPro IPR001901:IPR005807~KEGG: bfs:BF4021 putative preprotein translocase SecE subunit~PFAM: Protein SecE/Sec61-gamma protein~SPTR: Preprotein translocase SecE subunit;~TIGRFAM: SecE subunit of protein translocation complex~manually curated~IMG reference gene:2504106184~PFAM: SecE/Sec61-gamma subunits of protein translocation complex~TIGRFAM: preprotein translocase, SecE subunit, bacterial), whose translation MKKILLNIKESYDELVHKVSWPSRSELTNSAVVVLSASLIIALVVSGMDFCFRTLMENVVYPG comes from the coding sequence ATGAAAAAGATTTTATTAAATATTAAAGAATCCTACGATGAACTTGTGCATAAAGTATCGTGGCCATCTCGGTCTGAGTTAACTAATAGTGCAGTTGTAGTATTATCTGCTTCCCTAATAATTGCATTAGTAGTTAGCGGTATGGATTTCTGTTTTAGAACATTAATGGAGAACGTTGTTTATCCAGGATAA
- a CDS encoding ribosomal protein L1 (COGs: COG0081 Ribosomal protein L1~InterPro IPR002143:IPR005878~KEGG: bth:BT_2737 50S ribosomal protein L1~PFAM: Ribosomal protein L1~SPTR: 50S ribosomal protein L1;~TIGRFAM: Ribosomal protein L1, bacterial-type~IMG reference gene:2504106187~PFAM: Ribosomal protein L1p/L10e family~TIGRFAM: ribosomal protein L1, bacterial/chloroplast), producing the protein MGKLTKNQKLAAEKIEAGKTYSLKEAAALVKEITFTKFDASVDIDVRLGVDPRKANQMVRGVVSLPHGTGKQVRVLVLCTPDQEEAAKEAGADYVGLDEYIDKIKGGWTDVDVIITMPSIMGKIGALGRVLGPRGLMPNPKSGTVTMDVAKAVKEVKQGKIDFRVDKSGIVHTSIGKISFTPQQIYENAKEFISTLIKMKPTAAKGTYLKSIYLSSTMSKGVKIDPKSISEIFKIEE; encoded by the coding sequence ATGGGAAAACTGACAAAAAATCAAAAATTGGCAGCTGAAAAAATTGAAGCAGGGAAAACATACTCTCTTAAAGAAGCTGCAGCTCTAGTAAAAGAAATTACTTTTACAAAGTTTGATGCTTCTGTAGATATTGATGTGCGTTTAGGTGTTGATCCACGTAAAGCGAACCAAATGGTAAGAGGTGTTGTATCTTTGCCTCATGGTACAGGTAAGCAAGTTCGTGTCTTAGTACTATGTACTCCAGACCAAGAAGAAGCTGCTAAAGAAGCTGGTGCTGACTATGTAGGTCTTGACGAATATATCGATAAGATAAAAGGCGGATGGACTGACGTTGACGTAATCATAACTATGCCATCAATAATGGGTAAAATTGGTGCTCTAGGTAGAGTTCTAGGACCAAGAGGCTTGATGCCTAACCCAAAGAGTGGAACTGTGACAATGGATGTTGCTAAAGCTGTAAAAGAAGTAAAACAAGGTAAAATCGACTTTAGAGTTGATAAATCTGGTATTGTACATACTTCTATTGGTAAAATATCATTTACACCTCAGCAGATTTATGAAAATGCTAAGGAATTCATTTCAACATTGATTAAAATGAAACCAACAGCAGCTAAAGGAACTTATCTTAAGAGTATTTATCTTTCTAGCACTATGAGTAAGGGTGTTAAAATAGACCCTAAATCCATTAGCGAAATCTTTAAAATAGAAGAATAA
- a CDS encoding 50S ribosomal protein L7/L12 (COGs: COG0222 Ribosomal protein L7/L12~HAMAP: Ribosomal protein L7/L12~InterPro IPR000206:IPR013823~KEGG: bvu:BVU_0814 50S ribosomal protein L7/L12~PFAM: Ribosomal protein L7/L12, C-terminal~SPTR: 50S ribosomal protein L7/L12;~TIGRFAM: Ribosomal protein L7/L12~IMG reference gene:2504106189~PFAM: Ribosomal protein L7/L12 C-terminal domain~TIGRFAM: ribosomal protein L7/L12) translates to MADLKAFAEELVNLSVKEVNELATILKEEYGIEPAAAAVAVAGPAAAGEAVEEKTSFDVVVKSAGSAKLKVVKAVKEACGLGLKEAKDLVDNAPSTVKEGLAKDEAESLKKALEEAGAEVELK, encoded by the coding sequence ATGGCAGATTTGAAAGCTTTTGCAGAAGAACTAGTTAACTTATCAGTGAAAGAAGTTAATGAACTTGCAACAATCCTAAAGGAAGAATACGGAATCGAACCTGCAGCTGCAGCTGTTGCTGTTGCTGGACCAGCTGCTGCTGGTGAAGCTGTTGAAGAAAAAACATCTTTCGACGTAGTAGTAAAGAGCGCTGGCTCAGCTAAATTGAAAGTTGTAAAAGCAGTTAAAGAAGCATGTGGTTTAGGTCTAAAAGAAGCAAAAGACCTAGTTGACAATGCTCCTAGCACAGTTAAAGAAGGTTTAGCTAAAGACGAAGCAGAATCATTGAAAAAAGCATTAGAAGAAGCTGGAGCTGAAGTTGAACTTAAATAA
- a CDS encoding Tyrosine recombinase xerC (COGs: COG4974 Site-specific recombinase XerD~HAMAP: Tyrosine recombinase xerC~InterPro IPR004107:IPR002104~KEGG: bfs:BF4024 putative site-specific recombinase~PFAM: Integrase, catalytic core, phage; Integrase, N-terminal SAM-like, phage~SPTR: Tyrosine type site-specific recombinase;~IMG reference gene:2504106176~PFAM: Phage integrase, N-terminal SAM-like domain; Phage integrase family~TIGRFAM: tyrosine recombinase XerC), with the protein MNSFYYIRYSLVLEAMIYLDRFIDYLNYERNYSSKTVKAYRNDIEQFFQDMCFNSEECSLKELNVYNVRSWMVSLMDQGYSTASVKRKLSSLRVFSRYLLKIGEIKSDKLKLVEGPKSGKNLPEFIQAKDMDKLLEGEFFEKNFEGFRDKLMIDMFYSTGIRLAELVGLNDSDVDLVSRQIKVLGKGNKERVIPFGSSLADSICEYLKERNTSIENRSGAFFIRSNGLRVYRNLVYKSVQSSLSTISTLVKCSPHVLRHSFATNMLNNGADLQVIKEILGHTSLSATEVYTHTTFKELKKVYNQAHPRA; encoded by the coding sequence ATGAATTCTTTTTATTATATTCGTTATAGTCTAGTACTAGAAGCGATGATATATCTTGATAGATTTATAGACTATTTAAACTACGAAAGAAATTATTCTTCAAAAACAGTAAAAGCATATCGTAATGATATTGAACAGTTTTTCCAGGATATGTGTTTTAATAGTGAAGAGTGTTCTTTGAAAGAGTTGAATGTATACAATGTTAGAAGCTGGATGGTTTCTTTGATGGATCAAGGATATTCGACGGCTTCTGTGAAACGAAAACTAAGTTCTCTCCGTGTGTTTTCTCGATATCTTTTGAAAATTGGGGAAATAAAATCGGATAAGTTGAAATTGGTTGAAGGACCAAAATCTGGAAAAAACTTGCCAGAGTTTATTCAAGCAAAGGATATGGATAAGCTTTTAGAGGGTGAGTTTTTCGAGAAAAACTTTGAGGGCTTTCGTGATAAGTTAATGATTGATATGTTTTATTCTACAGGAATTCGTTTAGCTGAATTAGTTGGGTTAAATGATAGTGATGTAGATTTAGTATCAAGGCAGATAAAAGTATTAGGTAAAGGAAATAAAGAAAGAGTCATTCCTTTTGGTTCTTCCTTGGCTGATAGCATTTGTGAATACTTGAAAGAGAGAAATACTTCTATCGAAAATAGAAGTGGAGCTTTTTTTATTAGATCAAATGGTTTGAGGGTTTATCGAAATCTAGTATATAAGTCTGTTCAGTCTAGTTTATCAACCATCTCAACATTAGTCAAATGCAGTCCTCATGTTTTGAGGCATAGCTTTGCGACTAATATGTTGAATAATGGTGCTGACCTACAAGTTATAAAAGAGATATTAGGACATACTAGTTTATCGGCAACAGAAGTATACACTCATACGACGTTTAAAGAACTAAAAAAAGTTTATAATCAGGCTCATCCAAGAGCTTAA
- a CDS encoding ribosomal protein L11 (COGs: COG0080 Ribosomal protein L11~InterPro IPR000911:IPR020784:IPR020783:IPR006519~KEGG: bfs:BF4019 50S ribosomal protein L11~PFAM: Ribosomal protein L11, N-terminal domain; Ribosomal protein L11, C-terminal domain~SMART: Ribosomal protein L11~SPTR: 50S ribosomal protein L11;~TIGRFAM: Ribosomal protein L11, bacterial-type~IMG reference gene:2504106186~PFAM: Ribosomal protein L11, RNA binding domain; Ribosomal protein L11, N-terminal domain~TIGRFAM: 50S ribosomal protein L11) produces MAKEIAGLIKLQIKGGAANPSPPVGPALGAKGINIMEFCKQFNARTQDKAGKVLPVIITYYTDKSFDFIIKTPPVAVQILEATKAKKGSAEPNRKKVAELTWEQVQTIAQDKMVDLNCFTVEAAMTMVAGTARSMGISVKGDFPTNI; encoded by the coding sequence ATGGCTAAAGAAATTGCTGGATTAATCAAGTTACAGATTAAAGGAGGCGCAGCAAACCCATCACCTCCCGTTGGACCTGCTTTAGGTGCAAAGGGAATTAATATCATGGAGTTTTGCAAGCAGTTCAACGCCAGAACTCAAGACAAGGCTGGTAAGGTATTGCCAGTAATCATCACTTACTATACAGATAAGTCTTTTGATTTTATTATCAAGACTCCTCCTGTAGCGGTACAAATTCTTGAAGCTACAAAAGCTAAGAAAGGTTCAGCAGAACCAAACCGTAAAAAAGTGGCTGAGTTGACTTGGGAACAGGTGCAAACAATTGCTCAAGACAAAATGGTCGATTTAAATTGCTTTACAGTAGAAGCAGCTATGACAATGGTTGCAGGAACTGCTAGAAGTATGGGTATCTCTGTTAAAGGGGACTTCCCCACTAACATTTAA
- a CDS encoding NusG antitermination factor (COGs: COG0250 Transcription antiterminator~InterPro IPR006645:IPR005824:IPR001062~KEGG: bfs:BF4020 putative transcription antitermination protein~PFAM: Transcription antitermination protein, NusG, N-terminal; KOW~SMART: Transcription antitermination protein, NusG, N-terminal; KOW~SPTR: Transcription antitermination protein nusG;~TIGRFAM: Transcription antitermination protein, NusG~IMG reference gene:2504106185~PFAM: Transcription termination factor nusG; KOW motif~TIGRFAM: transcription termination/antitermination factor NusG), with product MSENQNKWYVLRAISGKEAKVKEYIEAEIKNTSLGEYVSQVLIPTEKVAQVRNGKRIIKERSYLPGYILVEANLVGEVAHQLRSTPNVIGFLGGMDNPTPLRQSEINRILGTVDELQEAADNIDIPYLVGDTVKVTSGPFSGFSGDIEGIDKDKKKLKVMVKIFGRKTPLELDFMQVEKE from the coding sequence ATGTCTGAGAACCAAAACAAATGGTATGTTTTACGTGCCATCAGTGGAAAAGAGGCTAAGGTTAAAGAATATATCGAAGCTGAAATTAAAAATACTTCTCTTGGAGAGTATGTATCTCAGGTTTTGATCCCTACTGAAAAAGTAGCTCAGGTACGTAACGGAAAACGAATTATAAAAGAAAGAAGTTACTTGCCAGGTTATATCTTGGTAGAAGCAAATCTTGTAGGTGAGGTCGCTCACCAACTAAGAAGTACTCCGAATGTAATCGGTTTTTTAGGAGGGATGGATAATCCTACTCCTTTGAGACAATCAGAAATCAACCGTATTCTCGGTACAGTAGACGAACTTCAAGAAGCTGCGGATAATATTGATATCCCATATCTTGTAGGTGATACTGTAAAGGTTACTTCGGGTCCTTTTAGTGGTTTCAGTGGTGACATTGAAGGAATTGATAAGGACAAGAAGAAGCTAAAAGTTATGGTTAAGATCTTTGGTCGTAAAACACCATTAGAACTTGACTTTATGCAAGTGGAAAAAGAATAA
- a CDS encoding ribosomal subunit interface protein (InterPro IPR003489~KEGG: bth:BT_2741 sigma-54 modulation protein~SPTR: Ribosomal subunit interface protein;~TIGRFAM: Ribosomal protein S30Ae/sigma 54 modulation protein~IMG reference gene:2504106177~PFAM: Sigma 54 modulation protein / S30EA ribosomal protein~TIGRFAM: ribosomal subunit interface protein) has translation MMEVGIHSINFEAREHLVNFVQEGVDKLERFYENIQKAEVFLKLKADPALNKEVGIRIHVPGTELYASKTCETFEEATDEVLEALIRQLKKYKARQVS, from the coding sequence ATGATGGAAGTAGGAATTCACTCTATTAATTTTGAGGCAAGAGAACACTTAGTGAACTTTGTTCAAGAGGGTGTAGATAAATTAGAACGTTTTTACGAAAATATACAGAAAGCTGAGGTGTTTTTAAAATTGAAGGCTGATCCCGCATTAAATAAAGAAGTGGGCATCCGCATTCATGTACCAGGAACTGAATTATATGCTAGTAAAACTTGTGAGACTTTTGAAGAAGCAACTGATGAGGTGTTAGAAGCACTGATCAGACAGCTTAAAAAATATAAGGCTCGACAAGTTAGCTAA